In Penaeus chinensis breed Huanghai No. 1 chromosome 2, ASM1920278v2, whole genome shotgun sequence, the following proteins share a genomic window:
- the LOC125032098 gene encoding uncharacterized protein LOC125032098 has product MVELTLKHLVVAAAALAVALSASAERISECDFQASVHSPDVVDIRCNCMQRLRRMDLSIGQLTIDQRACPEKGLELNWPVLETLVAPTSIVLEGAHVFFARHSPDRQWNSSIVSLEFHECLFGTPPSYAFTGLKLLETIRISQSSIDVIQTGTFSNLNELRLIEITNSSVEEIQERSFTNLPALEDLAFTYTNFGEISSEAVVLPRHSSGDEARCNNLGQICIIQRGHPSWNHRSPAAIHR; this is encoded by the exons ATGGTTGAACTGACCCTCAAGCACCTGGTCGTGGCGGCGGCTGCCTTGGCGGTGGCCCTGTCTGCGTCCGCCGAGAGGATTTCAGAGTGCGATTTCCAGGCGTCCGTCCACAGCCCTGACGTGGTCGACATTCGCTGCAACTGCATGCAGAGGCTAAGACGG ATGGATCTGTCGATCGGCCAGCTGACCATCGACCAGCGCGCCTGCCCCGAAAAGGGCCTGGAGCTGAACTGGCCGGTTCTCGAGACCCTCGTGGCGCCGACCTCCATCGTCCTCGAGGGCGCGCACGTCTTCTTCGCCAGACACAGCCCCGACCGCCAGTGGAACTCCAGCATCGTTAGTCTGGAATTCCACGAGTGTTTATTCGGGACGCCTCCGTCTTATGCCTTCACCGGACTGAAGCTCCTGGAGACGATACGCATTTCTCAGAGCTCCATCGACGTCATCCAGACCGGCACCTTCAGCAACCTCAATGAACTGCGTTTGATTGAGATCACAAACAGCTCCGTCGAGGAAATACAGGAGAGGTCATTCACAAACCTGCCGGCGCTCGAGGACTTGGCCTTCACGTATACAAACTTTGGGGAAATCAGCAGTGAAGCTGTAGTCCTGCCGCGCCACTCCAGCGGAGATGAGGCTCGATGCAACAATTTAGGGCAGATCTGTATCATACAACGAGGACATCCTTCATGGAATCATCGGTCGCCAGCTGCCATCCACAGGTGA
- the LOC125032105 gene encoding uncharacterized protein LOC125032105 has product MELYNECEISAALFVSNVFQNLKTEALAGLRSRDGAAYQTFIAMANNTFHGVEERGFMLSRNLVIFTVEENRFHCACDGFDWILSNAESQHQQELETELVLKGTCLDGTNLVSFTSLCTDDGEETTTALPTDSTPDTEEMDGSGAPASSVIAIASSILSITICMLLK; this is encoded by the coding sequence ATGGAACTCTACAACGAATGCGAGATCAGCGCGGCCCTTTTCGTTAGCAACGTTTTCCAAAACCTAAAAACAGAGGCGTTGGCTGGACTCCGAAGTCGCGACGGGGCCGCCTACCAGACCTTTATTGCTATGGCCAACAACACTTTCCATGGCGTGGAGGAAAGAGGCTTCATGCTCTCAAGGAACCTCGTTATCTTCACCGTGGAAGAAAATCGATTCCATTGCGCTTGCGACGGCTTCGACTGGATCCTTAGCAATGCAGAGTCCCAGCACCAGCAGGAATTGGAAACAGAGCTGGTCCTGAAGGGAACCTGCTTGGATGGGACAAACCTGGTTTCCTTTACGTCGCTGTGCACCGACGACGGAGAAGAAACCACGACTGCCCTGCCCACGGACTCTACCCCAGATACCGAGGAAATGGACGGGAGCGGTGCACCTGCTTCATCCGTGATCGCCATTGCCTCCAGCATCCTGTCTATCACCATTTGCATGCTCCTGAAGTAA